The DNA region GCGTAGAGACTCGGCCCGTCCGAGGCGTGCACCCGGCCGCCGGAGACGGTCATGGACCAGGCGACCTCGCGGGTCCTGAACTGGCGGCGCCCGCTGGTGACATCGAGGGCGTGCACCTCGAAGGACGTGACGTAAAGCAGGTCGTCGGCGACGACGGGCGTGCCCCACACGTCGTTCGACATACGGAACCGCCAGGGGCGCCAGCGCTGCGGCTGGGCGGGCGCGGGAGCGGCGGGCTCACCCGCGGAGCCGGGCGCGGCCACCACCCCGGTGGGCCCCGCCAGCGGAGGCGGTGCGGCCGCTGTGGCGCCTGGATTGAGCGGCGAGGGCTGCGCGCCGTTCGGCGGGAGCACCCAGCCGGTAGCCGGTCCCGCCGCCTCCGCTCGTACGTCCTCGGAACGGCGCGGCCCCGGGCCGATGGGCACCTGCGAGCCGGGCAGCCGTACGGGGGCCGCGGGCGCGGCGCCTTCGGGCGCCTCGGGCGGGGCCGGTGGCGGGGCGGCGTTCGCGGCAGGTGCGGGCGTGGAAGGCGGAGCGGACCCGCCGGCCTGACCGGGCCTGGCGGACTGCGAGGTGAGCGAGCCGACCGCCGAAGGCCCCCCGGGACCGGCCGGGATGGCGTGCCGGGGCCCGCCGCGGTGGGCCCCGGCGGCGTGCGCGGGCGCGGACTGCGCGGCGGCGGAAGCGGACGCGGCAGGAGGCGCCGACGCCGGGGACGGCGCGGGAGCGGACGCGGGCTGCGCGCCGACGCGGCCGTCGGGCGCGTGCCGCCCTTCGGGCACTTGGCCGTCCGCCTCGGGCGGCGCCTCCGGAGGGCCGCCCTGGCCGTGTGCGGGTCGCCTCGGCGTGGGGCGTGCGCCGCGTTTGCGTTCGATGAGGGCCACGGCGCCGGCGGGCAGCCAGGCCGAGGCGGTGCCGCTGTCGTCGCCTCCGGAGGAGAACAGATGAGGGGCCAACTGCGCCTGGATGTCTGCCGGAGTGGGCCGTTCCTCGGCGGCCATGCGCATACAGGGCTCGATCAGGGGCCGCAGCTCCTCGTTCATGCCTTCCAGGTCGGGCCCGTCGCGCAGCAGCATGAAGACCGTCTCGACGGGGTTCGCGCCGTGAAAGGGCGCGTGCCCGGTGGCGGCGAAGACGAGCGTGGAGGCGAGGGAGAAGATGTCGCTGGCGCCCGTGACGCTGCGGGAGTCCCGCGCCTGCTCGGGAGACATGTAGGCGGGCGTGCCGACGGCGACGTTCGTCATCGTCAGCCGCGTGTTGGACACACCGGAGGCGATGCCGAAGTCGATGACTCTGGGCCCGTCCTCGACCACGAGAACGTTGGACGGTTTCAGGTCGCGGTGCACCAGGCCCGCGCCGTGGATGGACTGGAGCGCCTCGGCGACCCCGGCTGCGAGCCAGCGCACGGCCTGCACCGGCAGCGGCCCGCACTCGTTGACGATCTCCTCCAGCGACGGCGCCGGTACGAACGCGGTCGCCAGCCAGGGCACCGCGGCCCTGGGGTCGGCGTCGACGACGGCGGCGGTGTAGAAGCCACTGACGGCACGCGCGGCCTCGACCTCACGCGTGAAGCGGACGCGGAAGAGCTGATCCTCGGCGAGTTCGGTCCGTACGGTTTTGATCGCCACGCGGCGGCCGGAAGCCGAACGCGCGAGATAGACCAGGCCCATTCCCCCCGCGCCGAGCCGGCCGAGCACCTCGAACTGCCCGATCCGCCGCGGATCGTGCTGCGTCAGCTGCTCCACCACTTACCTGCCACCTCCCCGTAGGGGCCACTCGACTCCCGCCCCGTGCAGCTTCTCACTGCGGTACCGGACACACGGTCCACAGGCTGATTCTTCCTGCCCGGGGCGGTTGTTGCGAACCCGGGGGCGGCCCCTTCGGGTCTCCGCAGGCCAAACACCGAAGCGCGAAGCATCATTCCAGTCCCCGCGCACGCCCCCTCGCCGGGAACTCGGGCGTCCGCCGCGCGGTCGCCCGCCCCTCACGCCGTGCTCACAACCACGGGCCCGCAGGTCACCGGCGCGGCCCGGCGTGGCCGCCGCCCGCCGCCCCCGGCTGATGTCTCCGCCCGTACGGCCATGGCCGTCGTCCTCCCCTGCTCCGCCCTCGTCCGTGGTACGTGGCCCTGCTGCTGCCCTGCCGCCGCTCGCCGCGCCGCTGCTCGTGCTCGTCGCCTGCCGCACCCTCGCTCGTGCTCCGCCGCCACTTGCCGCCGTCGGTCGCCGTGCCGTCGGCCCGCCGTCAAGCCCGTTGCTCCGGCTCCGGCGCCTGCTGTCCGCTGCCTGCTTCGCCCCCCGGCGTACGCGGCCAGTTCCGCTCGTACGGGCACGCTAGCCGCGTTCCGGGAGACGCGCAGGCCGATGATTCGAACGCGCAGGGTTCTGCCTTCCGGCCCGCCCGCCTGTGGGTCTGCCCGTCCTCTACGTCTGCCCGCCGACGGCGCCCGGACTCACGCCGTATCCGGACGGTGCCACCCCATTTGCATGCGGCCGAATCGCGCGCCCGTTCCCCGTCGATAAGCTGACGGCATGACAGGACAAGTTCGAACCGTCGACGGGCGAGTAGCAGGGCGCCGCGGGCAGGCGACGCGGCAGAAGCTGCTCGACTGCCTCGGCGAGATGCTCAGCTCGTCGCCGTATCGCGATGTCAAGGTCATTGATGTCGCACGGCGGGCGGGCACGTCCCCGGCGACCTTCTACCAGTACTTCCCGGACGTCGAGGGCGCCGTCCTCGAACTGGCCGAGTCCATGGCGAAGGACGGCACCGCGCTCAGCGACCTGGTGGCCGACCGTTCCTGGGCGGGCAAGTCCGGCTGGCGCACGGCCGAGGAACTCGTGGACGGATTCCTCGCCTTCTGGCGCAAGAACGACGCGATCCTGCGGGTCGTCGACCTGGGCGCGGCCGAGGGCGACAAGCGGTTCTACAAGATCCGCATGAAGGTACTGAACTCCGTCAACGGGCCGCTGACCGAATCCATCAAGGAGCTTCAGGCCAGGGGCCGGGTGGACAAGGACGTCAACCCGGCGGCCACGGCCGGCGCGCTCGTGATGATGCTCGCCTCCGTGGCGAGCCATCAGAAGGGCTTTCAGACCTGGGGAGTGAAGCAGGCCGAACTGAAGCCCAATCTGGCGCTGTTGGTCCACCTCGGCGTGACGGGCCGCAAGCCCACAAGATGAACCGTTCAGCCACTCATCTCGAAAAACGTTTCTCCCTGATCGCCCGCGACTGATCGAGCCGTACGGCATTCGCCCCGCGGGACCTGGGCAGTCCGCTCGTGGACCGTCCGGCGGTCCTTACGGCTTTCCTTACGGCGCTGCTTCCGGTGCTGCTTCGGGCGGGCCGCGAACCCTCCCTTCCCGAACGCTCCCTTCCCGTGACTCTTCCGTGACGGGAGCACCGCGCCACCAGCACTAAGCTCTCGGGCATGCCCATGACCGACGACGGAGTCCCCGTCCACATCATCGGCGCCGGTCCCGGCGGCCTGGCCACCGCCGCGGCACTGCACGAGCGCGGCATCAGCACCGTCGTACTGGAGAAGTCCCCGTCGGTAGCCGCCTCTTGGCGAGCCCACTACGACCGGCTGCGACTGCACACCACACGCCGCTGGTCGGCGCTCCCCGGCCTTGAGATACCCCGCTCATACGGGCGCTGGGTCGCCCGCGACGACTTCGTCCGCTATCTGGAGAGCTACGCCGAGCACCACGGCATCGAGGTGGCCACCGGAGTCGAGGTCGACTCCGTCGAGCGCGACGGCACGGACTGGGTGCTGCACGCCAACGGGGGGCGGCGGCTGACCACCCCTGTCGCCGTCGTCGCCACCGGTTACAACCACACCGCGTACCTGCCGAACTGGCCGGGCCGCGAGGACTACGAGGGCGTGCTGCTGCACGCCTCCCGCTACCGCAACGCACGGCCCTTCGCGGGCAAGGACGTACTGGTCGTCGGCGCCGGCAACACCGGAGCGGAGATAGCCGCGGACCTCGCCGAGGGCGGCGCCTCCCGGGTACGGCTCGCGATACGCACCGTCCCGCACATCGTCCGCCGCTCCACGCTGGGCTGGCCCGCGCAGGCCAACGGCATCCTCTGCCGCCGCCTTCCCACGCGGCTCGTCGACCGCCTCGCCGCACGCATGGCCAGGCTGGCCGTGCCCGACCTGTCCGAACGCGGGCTTCCGCGGCCCGACACGGGCCTGTACACGCGGGCCCGCCAGGGCGCGATCCCCGTGCAGGACGTGGGGCTGATCGCGGCCGTACGGAAGGGAAGCGTCGAGCCCGTCGCCGCCGTGGAGTCCTTCGAGGGCGCGAAGATCCAGCTCGCGGACGGGTCCTCCGTGGCACCCGACGTGGTCATAGCGGCCACGGGCTACGGACGCGGCCTGGAGGACCTCGTGGGCGGACTCGGGGTGCTCGACGACGCCGGACGCCCGCTGGCACACGGCGGCCGTACCCATCCAGACGCCCCCGGGCTCTACTTCATCGGCTATACGAACCCGCTCAGCGGGATGCTGCGGGAGCTTTCGCTGGACGCGCGCCGGATCGCGAAGTCCGTCGCACGGGCCACCGCCTAGACGGCCTGCGCCGGGCGGGCGGAGGCTTCCGCGTCCGGCTGCGACGCGGCACCGCGGCCGCGGTCTATCCGGTGGACCGCGAGGCCCGCGGCCGACGGTTCGATGCTCTCTCGTAGCGTCAAGTCGCCGTCGTAGTCGCCTCCGTGCTCGCTGCGGTAGGCCAGCGGCTCGGCGTCCGGGAGGGTACGCAGCCGCTCACGCAGGGCACGTGCGTACCGGTCGCGTACGGGATCGGTGAGGCGGTCCGCGCCGTAGACGACGAAAGGCTCGTAAGGGGCCATGCCCGTGTACCAGAACGTGCCGTGCAGCATCGGCCAGAGCACGTCGTCGACGTGCCCGTGGATGCCGCGCGGGCCGAAGCCCGACTCGCGGGCGCCGACCGAGGTCACCACCAGTGCGCGCTTGCCCGCCAGGCCGCCCTCTCCATAGCGCAGGACACGCCCGTCCAGGCCGTGCAGCCCGAAGGCGAAGCCCTGGACGAGCACGCGGTCGAACCAGCCCTTCAGGATGGCGGGCGGCCCGAACCACCACATCGGGAAGTGGAAGACGAGGGTGTCGGCCCACTCGATCTTGCGCTGCTCCTCACGGACGTCGTCGCTCAACCTGCCCTCGGCGTACGCGAGTTCCTGCTCGGCGCCGATTCTCAGCCGGGGTGCCGGGGCGGGGCGGGCGGTGCCGGCCGTGCCGGGTGCCTCGCGGAGGCCGGTACGTACGTCGTCCGCGTCCAGGGCGGCCTTCCAGCCCATGGCGTACAGGTCGGAGACCACGGTCGCGTGGCCCTGGGCGCTGAGTTCGCTCAGGCCCTCGCGCATCAGGGAGGCGTTGAGGGAGCGCTGCTCGGGGTGGGCGAATATCCAGAGAACCTTCATGACTTCGATGCTGCGGGGCCCGTCATCACGCCACGAGTGGCCGGATGGCCGAGGTATGAAAGAATCTGGCCATGACCGTGGCCAAGGAAGCCGGGCGTCCGGGACCGCTCCAGGAGCCGGAGCCGGTGGCGGAGGCTGAGCCGGAGCGTGCGGCTCGCGCCCCAGCCTCCACCCCAGCCTCCGCCGCCGCCCGCTCGGCGGCCCCCTCCGCAGCCCGCTCCGGCCCGTTCCGGGACGACGGACGTCATCGCGTCGCCGTGCTGGTGCGCCCCGGTGTGATGCCGCTCGAACTCGGCCTCGTACACCAGCTCTTCGGTGCGGCCGGGGACCGGGAGGCAGGCGGCGGCCCGCTCTACGAGGTCGTCACGTGCGCGGTCGTGCCCGGCCCGCTCCGTACGAACGCCGACTTCACCGTCGACGTCGCCTACGGCCCCGAGGCGCTGGCGGAGGCGGACACCGTGATCGTCCCGGCGACCCACGAGGAGGACGCGCCGGAGACCACCGGGCGCCTCGATGCGCCCCTCGCCCGCGCGCTGGGCATGATCCGGCGCCCCGGCACACGTATCGCCTCGGTCTGCACGGGAGCCTTCGTACTGGCCGCCGCGGGCTGGCTGGACGGGATGCGGGCCACGACGCACTGGAAGTCCGCCGAGTCCTTCCGGCGGCTCTTCCCCCGCGTCGACCTCGATCCGGACGTCCTCTACACCGACGAGGGCGAGGTACTGACCTCGGCGGGCGAGGCCGCCGGAATCGACCTGTGCCTGCACATGATCCGCCGCGACCACGGCGCCGCCGTCGCGGGCGACGTGGCCCGTACGACCGTCGTGCCGCCCCATCGGGAGGGCGGCCAGGCGCAGTTCGTGCCCCGGCCGGTCGCGGAGCCCTCCGTGCGCTCCTCCACGGGGGCCGCACGCGCCTGGGCGCTGAGCCGTCTGGACCGGCCGCTGTCGCTGCGGGAGATGGCGGAGCAGGAAGCCATGAGCGTAAGGACGTTCACGCGGCGCTTCCGCGAGGAGGCCGGGATGACGCCCGGACAGTGGCTGGCACGTCAACGCGTCGAGCGTGCACGGGAGTTGCTGGAGGAGACGGACATGCCGGTCGACTCGGTCGCGGCACGCTGCGGGTTCGGCACGGGTGCGTCGCTACGGCAGCACATGCAGGCGGCGCTCGGCGTCTCGCCGCGCGCCTACCGCACGGCGTTCCGTGGACGGGGCGACTGAGACGGAGAGGGCCCGCCGGAGCGGGAGGGTGACCGGGACCGGGACCTGGGCCGGGCCCTCGGCGGGCGAGCGGGCGGTATGGCCGTCCGAACTGCCCTGCGGCTAGGCGCCCTTGACGGTTTCGCCCTCGGCACCGGCGCCCCCGGCCGCACCGGCGTTCACGACTTCCCCGCCAGTCGGACGTGCCCGTATCACCAGCGCCATCAGCGCGGCCGTGCCGCACAGGGCGCCCGAGGCCGTCCACGCCACGTCGTAGCTGCCGAAGGTGTCGCGCACCAGGCCCGTCAGATACGCGACGACGGAGGCGCCCACCTGGTGCGAGGCGAGGACCCAGCCGAAGACGATCGGGCCGTCGTCGCCGAAGTGGCGGCGGCAGAGGGCGATCGTGGGCGGGACGGTGGCGACCCAGTCGAGGCCGTAGAAGACGATGAAGAACAGCATCGACGGGCGCACGCTCTGCGCGAAGAGCATCGGCAGGAAGAGCAGCGACAGCCCGCGCAGCGCGTAGTAGACGGCCAGCAGCCTGCGAGCGTCGAAGCGGTCGGTGAACCAGCCGGACGCGACGGTGCCCACCAGGTCGAAGACGCCGATCACGGCGAGCAGCGAAGCGGCGGCGGGCACCGGCATGCCGTGGTCGTGCGCGGCCGGTACGAAGTGCACGCCGACCAGGCCGTTGGTGGACGCACCGCACACCGCGAACGTCCCGGCGAGCAGCCAGAACACCCTCGTACGGGCCGCGTCGCGCAGGGAACGCAGCGCTCGCCGCGCGGCACCCGGCGGCGCGGGCGGCGGAGTCACATAGTCCGGGCCCGCCCCGTAGGGCAGGAGACCGGCGTCCTCGGGGCGGTCGCGCAGCACGAGCAGCACCAGCGGCACCACGGCGAGGGCGGCGCAGGCCACGACGAGCGAGGCGGTACGCCACCCCGGACCCTCGGCGAGCAGCGCCACCAGCGGCAGGAAGACGAGCTGACCGGCGGCGCCGCCCGCGGTGAGGATGCCGCTGACCAGGCCCCGGCGGGCGATGAACCAGCGGCCGGAGACCGTGGCGGCGAAGGCCAGTGCCATCGACCCGGTGCCGAGGCCGACGAGGAAGCCCCAGCAGAGGACGAGCTGCCAGGTGGCGTCCATGAAGACGGTCAGCCCGCTGCCGGCGGCGATCAGCAGCAGCGCGGCGGAGACGATCCGGCGGATGCCGTAGCGCTCCATGAGGGCGGCGGAGAAGGGCGAAGTGAGGCCGTAGAGAAGGACGTTGACGGACACGGCCGCGGAGATGGTGCTGTGCGACCAGCCGAACTCGGCGTGCAGCGGATCGATGAACACGCTCGGGGCGGCCCGGAAGCCCGCGGCGCCGACGAGCGCCACGAACGACACGGCCGCGACCCACCAGGCGCGGTGCACACGCGGGAGGCGCGCAGGCGGTACGCGCGAACCCGGGAGAGGGGAGCCGCCGGTCCGGCGGGTGCTGATCGGTCCGGTGCCTGTCTCCCCGCTGCCGGTGGTGCCCGTGCCGGTGGTGCCGATGCCGGTGGTGCCGGTGGTGCCGGTGGTGCCGGTGCCGGTGGTGCCGGTGCCCGTGCCGGCGGGGACGGTCGCCGGGCTCCCCGCCTCGTCCGTCTCTTCGGTCCGCGAATCGCTCACGGGATCAGCCTCCGCCGGGCCCCGCGGTCGTACGAGTGGCCCGGAGGCCATGTTGTGCGAGGATCGGGCCATGAGCGCCACCACCGAGACGCAACCGACGACCCGGCGCACCGACGGCAGCGCCTTCCGCCACCCCGGGCGCCACCGTGTCGCCGTGCTCGTGCGGCACGGGCTGCTGCCGATCGAACTCGGCATCCCGCACCGGGTGTTCGGCCGCTCCTGGGACGAGCACGACAAGCCGCTCTACGAGGTGGTCACCTGCGCCGTGCGCCCCGGGCCGGTACGTACGGACGCGGACTTCACCGTCGACGTCGCACATGGCCCCGAGGCGCTGGCGGAGGCGGACACCGTGATCGTGCCGGCGTCGCACGAGCTGGACGAGCCGTACGCGGAGGGCCGGCTGGAGCCTCCCCTCGCCGACGCCCTGGCGCGCATCCGTCCGGGCACGCGCATCGCCTCGATCTGCACAGGGGCCTTCGTACTGGCCGCGGCGGGCCTGCTCAGCGGACGCCGCGCCACGACGCACTGGTCCTCCTGCGAGCGTCTTCAGCGGCTGCACCCGGACGTCGACGTCGATCCGGACGTGCTCTATGTCGCCGACGGCGACGTGCTGACCTCGGCGGGCGTGGCCTCCGG from Streptomyces marispadix includes:
- a CDS encoding NAD(P)H-dependent oxidoreductase, which translates into the protein MKVLWIFAHPEQRSLNASLMREGLSELSAQGHATVVSDLYAMGWKAALDADDVRTGLREAPGTAGTARPAPAPRLRIGAEQELAYAEGRLSDDVREEQRKIEWADTLVFHFPMWWFGPPAILKGWFDRVLVQGFAFGLHGLDGRVLRYGEGGLAGKRALVVTSVGARESGFGPRGIHGHVDDVLWPMLHGTFWYTGMAPYEPFVVYGADRLTDPVRDRYARALRERLRTLPDAEPLAYRSEHGGDYDGDLTLRESIEPSAAGLAVHRIDRGRGAASQPDAEASARPAQAV
- a CDS encoding GlxA family transcriptional regulator, whose amino-acid sequence is MSATTETQPTTRRTDGSAFRHPGRHRVAVLVRHGLLPIELGIPHRVFGRSWDEHDKPLYEVVTCAVRPGPVRTDADFTVDVAHGPEALAEADTVIVPASHELDEPYAEGRLEPPLADALARIRPGTRIASICTGAFVLAAAGLLSGRRATTHWSSCERLQRLHPDVDVDPDVLYVADGDVLTSAGVASGIDLCLHMVREDFGAAVANSVARRTVVPPHRDGGQAQFIERPVPQPGVHTTGTARAWALRNLELPIGLRELAEQEAMSVRTFTRRFREEVGMSPQVWLTRQRVERARQLLESGGLPVEKVARDAGFGSASSLRLHFQAALGVSPSSYRRTFRVRSASAGAGAGGGGGAGRAGSRAGGVTDARPPSQTPV
- a CDS encoding TetR family transcriptional regulator; its protein translation is MTGQVRTVDGRVAGRRGQATRQKLLDCLGEMLSSSPYRDVKVIDVARRAGTSPATFYQYFPDVEGAVLELAESMAKDGTALSDLVADRSWAGKSGWRTAEELVDGFLAFWRKNDAILRVVDLGAAEGDKRFYKIRMKVLNSVNGPLTESIKELQARGRVDKDVNPAATAGALVMMLASVASHQKGFQTWGVKQAELKPNLALLVHLGVTGRKPTR
- a CDS encoding MFS transporter; this translates as MSTRRTGGSPLPGSRVPPARLPRVHRAWWVAAVSFVALVGAAGFRAAPSVFIDPLHAEFGWSHSTISAAVSVNVLLYGLTSPFSAALMERYGIRRIVSAALLLIAAGSGLTVFMDATWQLVLCWGFLVGLGTGSMALAFAATVSGRWFIARRGLVSGILTAGGAAGQLVFLPLVALLAEGPGWRTASLVVACAALAVVPLVLLVLRDRPEDAGLLPYGAGPDYVTPPPAPPGAARRALRSLRDAARTRVFWLLAGTFAVCGASTNGLVGVHFVPAAHDHGMPVPAAASLLAVIGVFDLVGTVASGWFTDRFDARRLLAVYYALRGLSLLFLPMLFAQSVRPSMLFFIVFYGLDWVATVPPTIALCRRHFGDDGPIVFGWVLASHQVGASVVAYLTGLVRDTFGSYDVAWTASGALCGTAALMALVIRARPTGGEVVNAGAAGGAGAEGETVKGA
- a CDS encoding flavin-containing monooxygenase, with protein sequence MPMTDDGVPVHIIGAGPGGLATAAALHERGISTVVLEKSPSVAASWRAHYDRLRLHTTRRWSALPGLEIPRSYGRWVARDDFVRYLESYAEHHGIEVATGVEVDSVERDGTDWVLHANGGRRLTTPVAVVATGYNHTAYLPNWPGREDYEGVLLHASRYRNARPFAGKDVLVVGAGNTGAEIAADLAEGGASRVRLAIRTVPHIVRRSTLGWPAQANGILCRRLPTRLVDRLAARMARLAVPDLSERGLPRPDTGLYTRARQGAIPVQDVGLIAAVRKGSVEPVAAVESFEGAKIQLADGSSVAPDVVIAATGYGRGLEDLVGGLGVLDDAGRPLAHGGRTHPDAPGLYFIGYTNPLSGMLRELSLDARRIAKSVARATA
- a CDS encoding serine/threonine-protein kinase, whose translation is MVEQLTQHDPRRIGQFEVLGRLGAGGMGLVYLARSASGRRVAIKTVRTELAEDQLFRVRFTREVEAARAVSGFYTAAVVDADPRAAVPWLATAFVPAPSLEEIVNECGPLPVQAVRWLAAGVAEALQSIHGAGLVHRDLKPSNVLVVEDGPRVIDFGIASGVSNTRLTMTNVAVGTPAYMSPEQARDSRSVTGASDIFSLASTLVFAATGHAPFHGANPVETVFMLLRDGPDLEGMNEELRPLIEPCMRMAAEERPTPADIQAQLAPHLFSSGGDDSGTASAWLPAGAVALIERKRGARPTPRRPAHGQGGPPEAPPEADGQVPEGRHAPDGRVGAQPASAPAPSPASAPPAASASAAAQSAPAHAAGAHRGGPRHAIPAGPGGPSAVGSLTSQSARPGQAGGSAPPSTPAPAANAAPPPAPPEAPEGAAPAAPVRLPGSQVPIGPGPRRSEDVRAEAAGPATGWVLPPNGAQPSPLNPGATAAAPPPLAGPTGVVAAPGSAGEPAAPAPAQPQRWRPWRFRMSNDVWGTPVVADDLLYVTSFEVHALDVTSGRRQFRTREVAWSMTVSGGRVHASDGPSLYALDARDGSELWRLPTDGWVFSLQVDRGTVVTGTRGGGVQAWEAASGEKLWELGGAQTEFETREGGPLVHEGTVYTWGEGRLFAIEARTGTELWSYPVGDAQTTGGVPLRLTPAEDGVVYVCAGARVHALDGAGGAERWRFDAPAAFLSPPAFVHGPAVAGGGVYLADYLGTVYALDPVTGQDRWRIATEARHSTEPVVVSDGLVHLGSGGALYTLDAVSGTPRWRFAAGGDLVGAPVVAEGRVHFGSADHCLYTVDAVGGQLRWKLATGGEITGSPVADRGVVYACSKDRCVYALDAAKGTGQARQS
- a CDS encoding GlxA family transcriptional regulator; this encodes MPLELGLVHQLFGAAGDREAGGGPLYEVVTCAVVPGPLRTNADFTVDVAYGPEALAEADTVIVPATHEEDAPETTGRLDAPLARALGMIRRPGTRIASVCTGAFVLAAAGWLDGMRATTHWKSAESFRRLFPRVDLDPDVLYTDEGEVLTSAGEAAGIDLCLHMIRRDHGAAVAGDVARTTVVPPHREGGQAQFVPRPVAEPSVRSSTGAARAWALSRLDRPLSLREMAEQEAMSVRTFTRRFREEAGMTPGQWLARQRVERARELLEETDMPVDSVAARCGFGTGASLRQHMQAALGVSPRAYRTAFRGRGD